A single genomic interval of Nonomuraea rubra harbors:
- a CDS encoding RNA polymerase sigma-70 factor — MNERGEPTAATGGAPAGGGRVDAATEAFVTHRNLLFTVAYEMLGSVADAEDVLQETWLGWMKVEVEQVLDPRAYLVRIATRRALDRLRSVKRRREEYVGPWLPEPLLTTPDVAENAELAESVSMALMLVLETLSPTERAVFVLREVFDVGYEEIAAAVGKSPAAVRQIAHRARRHVDARRPREVVPPGVARAALESFQRAFETGDLQGLLDVLAPEVVLISDGGGIKQAAPRPIVGAGKVARFIVGGIGKAQVTLSGEPTVVNGNPALVLRVNGEVDGVVAVRIEDARITGLYYVRNPRKLTGLASEVPLALR, encoded by the coding sequence ATGAACGAGCGCGGCGAGCCGACGGCGGCCACGGGCGGGGCACCGGCCGGCGGCGGGCGGGTGGACGCCGCCACCGAGGCGTTCGTCACCCACCGCAACCTGCTGTTCACCGTCGCCTACGAGATGCTCGGCTCGGTGGCGGACGCCGAGGACGTCCTTCAGGAGACCTGGCTGGGGTGGATGAAGGTCGAGGTGGAGCAGGTGCTCGACCCGCGCGCCTACCTGGTCAGGATCGCGACCAGGCGGGCGCTGGACCGGCTGCGCTCGGTGAAGCGCCGCAGGGAGGAGTACGTCGGCCCCTGGCTGCCGGAGCCGCTGCTCACCACGCCGGACGTGGCCGAGAACGCCGAGCTCGCCGAAAGCGTGTCGATGGCGCTCATGCTCGTCCTGGAGACGCTGTCGCCGACCGAGCGGGCCGTGTTCGTGCTGCGCGAGGTGTTCGACGTCGGCTACGAGGAGATCGCCGCGGCCGTGGGCAAGAGCCCGGCGGCCGTCCGGCAGATCGCGCACCGCGCCCGGCGGCACGTCGATGCCCGCCGCCCGCGCGAGGTCGTTCCGCCGGGCGTGGCCAGGGCGGCGCTGGAGTCGTTCCAGCGCGCGTTCGAGACCGGGGACCTGCAGGGGCTGCTGGACGTGCTCGCCCCCGAGGTCGTGCTGATCAGTGACGGCGGCGGCATCAAGCAGGCCGCGCCGCGGCCGATCGTCGGCGCCGGCAAGGTGGCCCGCTTCATCGTCGGCGGGATCGGCAAGGCCCAGGTCACCCTCAGCGGCGAGCCCACCGTGGTCAACGGCAACCCGGCACTGGTGCTCCGCGTGAACGGTGAGGTCGACGGCGTCGTCGCGGTCAGGATCGAGGACGCCCGCATCACCGGCCTCTACTACGTCCGCAACCCGCGGAAGCTGACCGGCCTCGCCTCGGAGGTGCCGCTGGCGCTGCGGTGA
- a CDS encoding LLM class flavin-dependent oxidoreductase: MDVYLLILGDHLPDPRTGRASSEPDRVRAIVDQAVAAEQAGFTGVAIGEHHFTRYIVSAPELLLAAIAARTSTLRLSTGVTLLAHHDPVRVAEELATLDVLSSGRAELIVARGVSKETDVAFGIAPSDLRPRFHEYLRLLLKLLQEENVTWRGTFRSPLEGVTTTPRPVQRPHPTLWVGSGSAASADFAAELGMPLMLPSTLRDPAVHLDVVTGYRRDHPGRVALPSHVFVAERGARERWRPYLEAYAAFASPWRGDGRAIDLDTLMEGAAICGDPSEVADRLNAQQDLLGLDAHLVLIDIGGLPREEVLAAIRLFGDQVIPKLTC; the protein is encoded by the coding sequence GTGGATGTCTACCTGCTGATCCTCGGGGATCACCTGCCGGACCCACGCACCGGGCGAGCCTCTTCCGAGCCGGATCGCGTCCGCGCCATCGTCGACCAGGCCGTCGCGGCCGAGCAGGCCGGATTCACCGGCGTCGCCATCGGCGAGCACCACTTCACCCGCTACATCGTCTCCGCGCCGGAGCTGCTGCTCGCCGCCATCGCGGCCCGCACCAGCACCCTGCGGCTGTCCACCGGCGTCACCCTGCTGGCCCACCACGACCCGGTGCGCGTCGCGGAGGAGCTCGCCACCCTCGACGTGCTGTCCAGCGGGCGTGCCGAGCTCATCGTGGCCCGCGGGGTGTCGAAGGAGACCGACGTCGCCTTCGGCATCGCCCCATCGGACCTGCGGCCGCGCTTCCACGAGTACCTGCGCCTGCTGCTGAAACTGCTGCAGGAGGAGAACGTCACCTGGCGGGGCACGTTCCGCAGCCCGCTGGAGGGCGTGACCACCACCCCGCGCCCGGTCCAGCGGCCGCACCCGACGTTGTGGGTCGGCAGCGGCTCGGCGGCGTCCGCCGACTTCGCCGCCGAGCTGGGCATGCCGCTCATGCTGCCCAGCACCCTGCGCGACCCCGCCGTCCACCTGGACGTCGTCACCGGCTACCGGCGCGACCATCCCGGCCGGGTCGCGCTGCCCAGCCACGTGTTCGTCGCCGAGCGCGGCGCGCGCGAGCGGTGGCGGCCCTACCTGGAGGCGTACGCCGCGTTCGCCAGCCCGTGGCGGGGCGACGGCAGGGCGATCGACCTCGACACGTTGATGGAGGGCGCGGCGATCTGCGGCGACCCCAGCGAGGTCGCCGACCGGCTCAACGCGCAGCAGGACCTGCTCGGGCTGGACGCGCACCTGGTGCTGATCGACATCGGCGGCCTGCCGCGGGAGGAGGTGCTGGCCGCGATCCGGCTGTTCGGCGACCAGGTCATCCCCAAACTCACCTGCTGA
- a CDS encoding DUF899 domain-containing protein produces MSTNALPPVVDAETWQRHLDELRAREKAATRELDAIAAQRRRLPMVRMPDYTLEGENGPVRLADVFEGRRQLIVYNHMWFEGKEWQCPGCTGFTSQYTRLEFLDGYDARFVVVTQGPIEEALAYKRRVGNRMTWYSTANSPFGTDVGAPPGGGFAVNVFLRDGDTVYRTWHTNGRGTEQLSHSFALIDLLPYGRQEEWQDSPEGWPQSPTYSRWTGSKEIAALYGPGTA; encoded by the coding sequence ATGAGCACGAACGCACTACCGCCCGTCGTCGACGCGGAGACCTGGCAGCGCCACCTCGACGAACTGCGCGCCCGGGAGAAGGCCGCCACCCGGGAGCTCGACGCCATCGCCGCCCAGCGCCGCCGCCTGCCCATGGTGCGGATGCCGGACTACACCCTGGAGGGAGAGAACGGCCCCGTCCGGCTGGCGGACGTCTTCGAGGGCAGACGGCAGCTGATCGTCTACAACCACATGTGGTTCGAGGGCAAGGAGTGGCAGTGCCCCGGCTGCACGGGGTTCACCTCGCAGTACACCCGGCTGGAGTTCCTGGACGGCTACGACGCCCGGTTCGTCGTCGTCACCCAGGGCCCGATCGAGGAGGCGCTGGCCTACAAGCGGCGGGTCGGCAACCGGATGACCTGGTACTCCACCGCGAACAGCCCCTTCGGGACCGACGTCGGCGCACCGCCCGGCGGCGGCTTCGCCGTCAACGTGTTCCTGCGCGACGGCGACACCGTGTACCGCACCTGGCACACCAACGGCCGGGGCACCGAGCAGCTCAGCCACAGCTTCGCGCTGATCGACCTGCTGCCGTACGGGCGGCAGGAGGAGTGGCAGGACTCGCCGGAAGGCTGGCCGCAGTCGCCCACCTACAGCCGGTGGACCGGCTCCAAGGAGATCGCCGCGCTCTACGGGCCCGGCACCGCCTAG
- a CDS encoding S9 family peptidase gives MTPRPAAAPPHVPATARPDGGPPRVFAFGGLAGGRPHLPAAESLTAWSCLAPALAPGNSAVAFISDHDGSPRVWIQSLQGDAETWAVDTGPQPAVDVSWAPTGTHLAVLVAPGGGEHTQVWTVQPHGGDLRLLSAPAGGSAGVVRWTGRGETLLITETSSTGLAQAVLIDAVTGGRQVIAAGPLLRPVAISRDHVTMLLRRGPRGRRRMFVADLAAEALGAHVPSGERPLLPGLPGTTDDGALSPDGRIAYLVSDAGRDRAALLAVRDGAEPVVLAERRDAELDRLALSADGRRALLVWNVHGRSELDVMELESGELRHLPPPPATVITSARIGWDGTLAALAAESPREPSHVLLCDLDPGDHWAGYLHAAGAGPLPTAAGAELVRFRARDGLELAAWLHRPPHTRGPAPYVLFLHGGPEDQERPTFNPLYQNLLAAGIGVFAPNVRGSGGYGRAFRQADDRERRFDAVHDVADCAAELVRLGAADPSRLACMGWSYGGYLTLATLVAHPRLFRAGVTVSGIADFATFYARAEPWIAAAAVGEYGHPDTDRELLHALSPLHALDRLAAPLLVVHGAQDTNVPLHEAEQVIEAATALGRPCDHLIFQDEGHEIRRIGNRISYVTKVTDWLAHHLRVPR, from the coding sequence GTGACGCCGCGCCCCGCCGCCGCCCCGCCGCACGTGCCCGCGACCGCCCGCCCGGACGGCGGGCCGCCGCGCGTGTTCGCGTTCGGAGGGCTCGCCGGTGGCCGGCCGCACCTGCCCGCGGCCGAGAGCCTGACCGCGTGGAGCTGCCTCGCCCCCGCCCTGGCCCCCGGCAACAGCGCCGTGGCCTTCATCAGCGACCACGACGGCTCCCCGCGGGTGTGGATCCAGTCCCTCCAGGGCGACGCCGAGACGTGGGCCGTCGACACCGGGCCGCAGCCGGCGGTCGACGTGAGCTGGGCGCCGACGGGCACGCACCTGGCCGTGCTGGTGGCGCCGGGCGGCGGCGAGCACACCCAGGTGTGGACCGTGCAGCCGCACGGCGGCGACCTGCGCCTGCTGTCCGCCCCGGCCGGCGGCTCCGCCGGGGTGGTCCGCTGGACGGGCCGGGGCGAGACGCTGCTGATCACCGAGACCTCGTCCACCGGCCTGGCCCAGGCCGTCCTCATCGACGCGGTCACCGGCGGCCGCCAGGTCATCGCGGCCGGCCCGCTGCTGAGGCCGGTGGCGATCAGCCGGGACCACGTGACGATGCTGCTGCGGCGGGGCCCGCGCGGCCGCCGGCGCATGTTCGTGGCCGACCTGGCCGCCGAGGCGCTCGGCGCGCACGTCCCGAGCGGCGAACGGCCGCTGCTGCCCGGCCTGCCGGGAACCACCGACGACGGCGCCCTCTCCCCCGACGGCCGCATCGCCTACCTGGTGTCGGACGCCGGCCGCGACCGGGCCGCGCTGCTGGCCGTACGCGATGGAGCCGAGCCCGTCGTCCTGGCCGAGCGGCGGGACGCCGAGCTGGACCGGCTCGCGCTCAGCGCCGACGGCCGCCGCGCGCTGCTGGTCTGGAACGTGCACGGCCGCTCCGAGCTGGACGTCATGGAGCTGGAGAGCGGCGAGCTCCGGCACCTCCCGCCGCCGCCCGCCACCGTGATCACCTCGGCCCGGATCGGCTGGGACGGCACGCTGGCCGCCCTGGCCGCCGAGAGCCCGCGGGAGCCCTCGCACGTCCTGCTGTGCGACCTGGACCCGGGCGACCACTGGGCCGGCTACCTTCACGCCGCCGGTGCGGGCCCCCTGCCCACGGCGGCCGGCGCCGAGCTGGTGCGCTTCCGCGCCCGTGACGGCCTGGAACTGGCGGCCTGGCTCCACCGGCCACCGCACACGCGCGGCCCGGCACCGTACGTGCTGTTCCTGCACGGCGGCCCGGAAGACCAGGAACGTCCCACCTTCAACCCCCTCTACCAGAACCTGCTCGCCGCCGGGATCGGGGTGTTCGCCCCGAACGTGCGCGGCTCCGGCGGGTACGGCCGTGCCTTCCGCCAGGCCGACGACCGCGAACGGCGCTTCGACGCGGTCCACGACGTGGCCGACTGCGCGGCGGAGCTGGTCCGCCTCGGCGCCGCCGACCCGTCCCGGCTGGCCTGCATGGGCTGGTCGTACGGCGGCTATCTCACCCTCGCCACCCTCGTCGCCCACCCGCGCCTCTTCCGCGCCGGCGTCACCGTCAGCGGCATCGCCGACTTCGCCACCTTCTACGCCCGCGCCGAGCCCTGGATCGCCGCCGCCGCGGTCGGCGAGTACGGCCACCCGGACACCGACCGGGAGCTCCTGCACGCCCTGTCACCGCTGCACGCCCTCGACCGGCTGGCCGCGCCCCTCCTGGTCGTGCACGGAGCCCAGGACACCAACGTCCCGCTGCACGAGGCCGAGCAGGTCATCGAGGCGGCCACCGCCCTGGGCAGGCCCTGCGATCACCTCATCTTCCAGGACGAAGGCCACGAGATCCGGCGGATCGGCAACCGGATCAGCTACGTGACCAAGGTGACGGACTGGCTGGCACACCACCTGCGGGTCCCGCGTTGA
- a CDS encoding N-acetylglutaminylglutamine amidotransferase, translating into MCGLSGELRFDGAEADIGAVGRMAETMHERGPDGSGLWSQGPVALGHRRLKIIDLSDKAAQPMVDGELGLAVVFNGCLYNYGELRAELRGAGYRFFSASDTEVLLKAFHRWGPACVRRFKGMFAFAVHERDTGRLILGRDRLGVKPMYVSENARRLRFASSLPALLAAGEVDTGIDLVALHHYMTFHSLVPGERTILSGVRKLPPATVRVIEPDGGGTEHRYWEPSHTRSALPEHAGLSGAEWCRAVLDALRVAVRRRMVADVPVGVLLSGGLDSSLIVALLAEQGQQDLATFSIGFEPAGGEPGEEFAYSDLVARRFGTDHHRIRIPDARLLEGLQGAVRAMSEPMVSHDCVAFYLLAQEVARHVKVVQSGQGADEVFAGYSWFPPLAGVPRQDAGGVYARAFFDRPHDGLAAILSPDRLLEHDASGDFVRAHLARPGAETALDAVLRLETTAMLVDDPVKRVDNMTMAHGLEARTPFLDHELVELAAACPAELKLAHGGKGVLKDAARRLLPAEVVDRPKGYFPVPAVRHVDGTLLELVRDALTSRAARERGLFRRDYVDRLLADPGRDRATTGVNTLWQLGLLELWLQTHGA; encoded by the coding sequence ATGTGCGGACTGAGCGGAGAGCTGCGCTTCGACGGCGCGGAGGCGGACATCGGCGCCGTCGGCCGGATGGCGGAGACGATGCATGAGCGCGGCCCTGACGGCTCCGGGCTCTGGTCGCAGGGGCCGGTCGCGCTGGGCCACCGCAGGCTGAAGATCATCGACCTGTCGGACAAGGCGGCCCAGCCGATGGTGGACGGCGAGCTGGGGCTGGCGGTGGTGTTCAACGGCTGCCTCTACAACTACGGCGAGCTGCGGGCCGAGCTGCGCGGCGCCGGCTACCGGTTCTTCTCCGCCTCCGACACCGAGGTGCTGCTGAAGGCCTTCCACCGGTGGGGGCCCGCCTGCGTCCGCCGGTTCAAGGGCATGTTCGCCTTCGCCGTGCACGAGCGTGACACGGGGCGGCTGATCCTGGGCAGGGACCGGCTCGGCGTCAAGCCGATGTACGTGTCCGAGAACGCCCGGCGGCTGCGCTTCGCCTCCTCGCTGCCCGCCCTGCTGGCGGCCGGCGAGGTGGACACCGGCATCGACCTGGTGGCGCTGCACCACTACATGACCTTCCACTCGCTGGTGCCCGGCGAGCGCACCATCCTGTCCGGGGTACGCAAGCTGCCGCCCGCCACCGTACGGGTGATCGAGCCGGACGGCGGCGGCACCGAGCACCGGTACTGGGAGCCGTCCCACACGCGGAGCGCCCTGCCGGAGCACGCCGGGCTGAGCGGCGCGGAGTGGTGCCGGGCCGTGCTGGACGCGCTGCGCGTGGCGGTGCGCCGCCGGATGGTCGCCGACGTGCCGGTCGGCGTCCTGCTGTCCGGCGGCCTGGACTCCAGCCTCATCGTGGCGCTGCTGGCGGAGCAGGGGCAGCAGGACCTGGCCACGTTCAGCATCGGCTTCGAGCCGGCCGGCGGCGAGCCGGGCGAGGAGTTCGCCTACTCCGACCTGGTGGCCCGGCGGTTCGGCACCGACCACCACCGCATCCGCATCCCGGACGCGCGCCTGCTGGAGGGGCTGCAGGGGGCGGTGCGGGCGATGAGCGAGCCGATGGTCAGCCACGACTGCGTCGCGTTCTACCTGCTGGCGCAGGAGGTCGCCCGGCACGTCAAGGTCGTGCAGTCGGGGCAGGGGGCCGACGAGGTGTTCGCCGGCTACAGCTGGTTCCCGCCCCTGGCCGGCGTGCCGCGCCAGGACGCGGGCGGCGTCTACGCGCGCGCGTTCTTCGACCGGCCCCACGACGGGCTGGCCGCGATCCTGTCGCCCGACCGGCTGCTGGAGCACGACGCCAGCGGCGACTTCGTCCGCGCCCACCTGGCCAGGCCGGGCGCGGAGACCGCGCTGGACGCCGTGCTGCGGCTGGAGACCACCGCCATGCTGGTGGACGACCCGGTCAAGCGGGTGGACAACATGACGATGGCGCACGGGCTGGAGGCGCGCACGCCGTTCCTCGACCACGAGCTGGTCGAGCTGGCCGCCGCCTGCCCGGCCGAGCTCAAGCTGGCCCACGGCGGCAAGGGCGTGCTCAAGGACGCCGCCCGGCGGCTGCTGCCGGCCGAGGTCGTCGACCGGCCGAAGGGGTACTTTCCCGTCCCCGCCGTCCGGCACGTGGACGGGACGCTGCTCGAACTCGTCCGCGACGCGCTGACCAGCAGGGCCGCCCGTGAACGGGGGCTGTTCCGCCGGGACTACGTGGATCGGCTGCTCGCCGATCCCGGGCGGGACAGGGCGACGACCGGCGTGAACACGTTGTGGCAGCTCGGGCTGCTGGAGCTGTGGCTGCAGACCCACGGCGCGTGA
- a CDS encoding carboxylate-amine ligase, which produces MHQAVLGGVDRPGVMVVQGEDEAIRVGVEEEFHVVDVRTRRLASGAELLLEALPGSSFARELQRSTVESNSRPFRRLEDLARDLCGLRRRLIRQADEVGLGISAAGSAPLVEMGEVKVSPEPRYEQMLNDYQQLTREQLICGTHVHAEVRDPDLAVVVAHRLTPWLPPLLALSSSSPYWDGGDTGYASYRSLVWQRWPTAGPIAKYDSAAAYEAMIKELIRSGVIADPGMIYSDIRPSQHVPTVELRICDSCPRVRDVVLIAGLFRALVTRELEAVRQGVERDVHLEAVRAATWQAARSGLEGELIDPVGGVPRPAPVVIRRLVEGLRPQLEGSADARLVPELAEEALARGSSARRQRDAFARRGRLADVVDLLLAETRDCQWDRPADGPPPYRSAAS; this is translated from the coding sequence GTGCATCAGGCCGTTCTCGGGGGAGTAGACAGGCCGGGGGTGATGGTCGTGCAGGGAGAGGACGAGGCGATCCGGGTGGGGGTGGAGGAGGAGTTCCACGTCGTCGACGTACGCACCCGCCGCCTGGCCTCGGGGGCCGAGTTGCTGCTGGAGGCGTTGCCTGGGAGCAGTTTCGCGCGGGAGCTGCAGCGTTCGACGGTGGAGTCCAACAGCAGGCCGTTCCGGCGGCTGGAGGATCTGGCGCGCGACCTGTGCGGGCTGCGCAGGCGGCTGATCCGGCAGGCCGACGAGGTGGGGCTGGGGATCAGCGCGGCGGGCAGCGCCCCGCTGGTCGAGATGGGGGAGGTGAAGGTCTCCCCCGAGCCGCGCTACGAGCAGATGCTGAACGACTACCAGCAGCTCACCCGGGAGCAGCTGATCTGCGGCACGCACGTGCACGCCGAGGTGCGCGACCCCGATCTGGCCGTCGTGGTGGCGCACCGGCTGACGCCGTGGCTGCCGCCGCTGCTTGCGCTGTCGTCCAGCTCGCCGTACTGGGACGGCGGCGACACCGGCTACGCCAGCTACCGCAGCCTGGTGTGGCAGCGCTGGCCCACCGCGGGCCCGATCGCCAAGTACGACTCCGCCGCCGCGTACGAGGCGATGATCAAGGAGTTGATCCGTTCCGGAGTGATCGCCGATCCCGGGATGATCTACTCCGACATCCGGCCGTCGCAGCACGTCCCCACGGTCGAGCTGCGCATCTGCGACTCCTGCCCGAGGGTCCGGGACGTGGTGCTGATCGCCGGGCTGTTCCGGGCGCTGGTGACCAGGGAGCTGGAGGCGGTGCGCCAGGGCGTGGAGCGGGACGTGCACCTGGAGGCCGTACGGGCGGCGACCTGGCAGGCGGCCCGCTCGGGGCTGGAGGGGGAGCTGATCGACCCGGTGGGCGGGGTGCCCCGGCCCGCGCCCGTGGTGATCCGGCGCCTGGTCGAGGGGCTGCGGCCGCAGCTGGAGGGCTCCGCCGACGCGAGGCTCGTCCCCGAGCTGGCCGAGGAGGCGCTGGCCAGGGGCAGCTCCGCGCGGCGCCAGCGGGACGCGTTCGCCCGGCGGGGACGGCTGGCCGACGTGGTGGACCTGCTGCTGGCCGAGACCAGGGACTGCCAGTGGGACCGGCCGGCGGACGGCCCCCCGCCCTACCGGTCCGCGGCGTCCTGA
- a CDS encoding GlxA family transcriptional regulator, which produces MPVECQEPPPPPLRPHRVVALVAPDQELYPVTSASAVFGYHGPDIPQHYSFRLCAERPGSLPTTLGVPIQVDDGLEALGDADTVLIAGWTIAPSPAVLHAVSRAHARGARIIAVCAGIFIPAALGLLDGRRASVHWELSGELAARHPRVVLDDTVIYVDHGDVATAGASAATIDLCLHQVLQQHGAAHAMRIGRQLAAGPHREGCQRQYPPLPTAGPMPDSLAPLLEWLLGRLPDQITVEDMAAFSGVSARTLSRQFAAQLGVPPARWLLERRLAATRALLEETDLPVETIATRVGLSSAVNLRRRFHTALRTTPAAYRRSFR; this is translated from the coding sequence ATGCCCGTGGAATGCCAGGAACCGCCTCCGCCGCCCCTGCGCCCGCATCGGGTGGTCGCCCTGGTCGCCCCGGACCAGGAGCTCTACCCGGTCACCTCCGCCTCGGCCGTCTTCGGCTACCACGGCCCCGACATCCCCCAGCACTACAGCTTCAGGCTCTGCGCGGAGCGCCCCGGCTCCCTGCCCACCACCCTCGGCGTCCCCATCCAGGTGGACGACGGCCTCGAAGCCCTCGGCGACGCCGACACCGTGCTCATCGCGGGCTGGACCATCGCCCCCTCCCCCGCCGTGCTGCACGCGGTGTCCCGCGCCCACGCCCGGGGTGCCCGCATCATCGCCGTCTGCGCCGGCATCTTCATCCCCGCCGCCCTGGGCCTCCTGGACGGCCGCCGCGCCTCCGTCCACTGGGAGCTGTCCGGCGAGCTCGCCGCCCGCCACCCCCGCGTCGTCCTCGACGACACCGTCATCTACGTCGACCATGGCGACGTCGCCACCGCCGGAGCCTCGGCCGCGACCATCGACCTCTGCCTGCACCAGGTGCTCCAGCAGCACGGCGCCGCCCACGCCATGCGCATCGGCCGCCAGCTCGCCGCCGGCCCGCACCGCGAGGGCTGCCAGCGGCAGTACCCACCCCTGCCCACCGCCGGCCCCATGCCGGACTCGCTGGCACCCCTGCTCGAATGGCTCCTCGGCCGCCTGCCTGACCAGATCACCGTGGAGGACATGGCCGCCTTCTCGGGCGTCTCCGCGCGCACCCTCTCCCGCCAGTTCGCCGCCCAGCTCGGCGTGCCGCCCGCCCGCTGGCTGCTGGAACGCCGCCTGGCCGCCACCCGCGCGCTGCTGGAGGAGACCGACCTGCCCGTCGAGACCATCGCCACCCGCGTCGGCCTGTCCTCGGCGGTCAACCTCCGCCGCCGCTTCCACACCGCCCTGCGCACCACCCCTGCCGCCTACCGCCGCTCCTTCCGCTGA
- a CDS encoding MFS transporter produces MWTRNFTLYFGARTISLLGDAMMPVASALAIGKVYGIAGVGYVLALWTASAVLVMLFGGVVADRIGARRLMIGADVVRVVTQGAVAVAFLDGTPPYALLLVTAVLSGAAAGMFEPGVNGMVPLVAADPQRANATLKLAEAVTQLAGPALAGVLVVAGGPVFVYTADAATFLVSGVCLLLIRVAVPRPEPSDVLSDLRRGWEEFKARSWMWSVILVWVFWGVLVVGPYVPLSSQVIGADYGWVMAALGLGTVLGGLVAIRFRPRRPLAAGAVALSGYVAVPLTVALGLPLPLLMAGHLLGGCAWAFWSVMWSTSVQTRVAPDVLNRVNAYQVAGSVAGMAAGQALAGPVSTLVEPRAFLLGSALVAAGVVAALLLIRPVRRLGGEPRRAGDRPVPAGAPA; encoded by the coding sequence ATGTGGACGAGGAACTTCACCCTCTACTTCGGCGCCCGCACCATCTCGCTGCTCGGTGACGCCATGATGCCCGTCGCCTCGGCGCTGGCGATCGGCAAGGTCTACGGGATCGCGGGCGTCGGCTACGTGCTCGCGCTCTGGACCGCCTCGGCCGTGCTGGTCATGCTGTTCGGCGGGGTCGTCGCCGACCGGATCGGCGCCAGGCGCCTGATGATCGGCGCGGACGTGGTCAGGGTCGTCACCCAGGGGGCCGTGGCCGTCGCCTTCCTGGACGGCACCCCGCCGTACGCCCTCCTGCTGGTGACGGCGGTCCTGTCGGGCGCGGCCGCCGGGATGTTCGAACCCGGCGTGAACGGCATGGTCCCCCTGGTCGCCGCGGATCCGCAGCGGGCCAACGCGACGCTGAAGCTCGCCGAGGCGGTCACCCAGCTCGCGGGCCCCGCGCTGGCGGGCGTGCTCGTCGTCGCCGGCGGGCCGGTCTTCGTCTACACGGCGGACGCCGCGACGTTCCTGGTCAGCGGGGTGTGCCTGCTGCTGATCCGGGTCGCCGTGCCCAGGCCGGAACCCTCCGACGTGCTGAGCGACCTGCGCAGGGGCTGGGAGGAGTTCAAGGCCAGGAGCTGGATGTGGTCGGTCATCCTGGTGTGGGTGTTCTGGGGCGTTCTCGTGGTCGGGCCGTACGTGCCGCTGTCGTCGCAGGTCATCGGGGCCGACTACGGCTGGGTGATGGCGGCGCTCGGCCTCGGCACCGTGCTGGGCGGGCTGGTGGCGATCAGGTTCAGGCCGCGCAGGCCGCTGGCTGCCGGGGCGGTGGCGCTGAGCGGATACGTGGCGGTCCCGCTGACGGTCGCGCTCGGGCTGCCGTTGCCGCTGCTGATGGCCGGGCACCTGCTCGGGGGGTGCGCGTGGGCGTTCTGGTCGGTGATGTGGTCGACCAGCGTGCAGACGCGCGTCGCGCCGGACGTGCTCAACCGGGTCAACGCCTACCAGGTGGCCGGGTCGGTCGCGGGCATGGCGGCCGGGCAGGCGCTGGCCGGTCCGGTCAGCACGCTGGTCGAGCCGCGCGCCTTCCTGCTGGGCTCGGCCCTGGTGGCGGCCGGGGTGGTGGCGGCCCTGCTGCTGATCAGGCCGGTCAGGAGGCTGGGCGGGGAACCCCGGCGGGCGGGTGACCGGCCGGTCCCGGCGGGCGCGCCGGCGTAG
- a CDS encoding glycerophosphodiester phosphodiesterase → MPFPLAALLLTSLLTSPSAALPACPQIFGHGGYPTGANAWERDQIRQPNNPTAIRQHKAWGAAGVEADLQLTRNGTKAVMWHNTSTWGLTGTKKNVTEIWWATGDTKLDGRTITRGPFQGETVYTFREWLAAMRSAGMIGLVEIKPEAKQSLFSTDAAIKARAWAEVLDPVRENHQSQEIMLYSHDSAITTELRSRVTAAGMTQVLSGRPIWPDVTKWEEPPPSWTLNQNAWQTALQSGAKRIATDYPSQLRSWLAGKCQ, encoded by the coding sequence GTGCCCTTCCCTCTCGCCGCGTTACTGCTGACCTCGTTACTCACCTCGCCGTCCGCCGCGCTGCCCGCGTGCCCGCAGATCTTCGGGCACGGCGGCTACCCCACCGGCGCCAACGCCTGGGAACGGGACCAGATCCGCCAGCCCAACAACCCCACCGCCATCCGCCAGCACAAGGCCTGGGGCGCGGCGGGCGTCGAGGCCGACCTGCAGCTCACCAGGAACGGCACCAAGGCCGTCATGTGGCACAACACCTCCACCTGGGGGCTGACGGGCACGAAGAAGAACGTCACCGAGATCTGGTGGGCGACCGGCGACACCAAGCTCGACGGCCGGACCATCACCCGCGGCCCCTTCCAGGGCGAGACCGTCTACACCTTCCGCGAATGGCTGGCCGCGATGAGGTCGGCCGGGATGATCGGGCTGGTGGAGATCAAGCCCGAGGCCAAGCAGTCGCTGTTCAGCACGGACGCCGCGATCAAGGCGCGGGCCTGGGCGGAGGTCCTCGACCCCGTCAGGGAGAACCATCAGTCGCAGGAGATCATGCTGTACTCCCACGACAGCGCGATCACCACCGAGCTCAGGAGCCGGGTGACGGCCGCGGGCATGACCCAGGTCCTCAGCGGCCGCCCGATCTGGCCGGACGTCACCAAGTGGGAGGAGCCGCCACCCTCGTGGACGCTGAACCAGAACGCCTGGCAGACGGCGCTCCAGAGCGGCGCCAAGCGGATCGCCACCGACTACCCGTCCCAGCTGCGGTCCTGGCTGGCAGGCAAGTGCCAGTGA